Proteins from one Meriones unguiculatus strain TT.TT164.6M chromosome 10, Bangor_MerUng_6.1, whole genome shotgun sequence genomic window:
- the Trappc2l gene encoding trafficking protein particle complex subunit 2-like protein isoform X1 has translation MAVCIAVIAKENYPLYIRSTPTENELKFHYMVHTSLDVVDEKISAMGKALVDQRELYLGLLYPTEDYKVYGYVTNSKVKFVMVVDSSNTALRDNEIRSMFRKLHNSYTDVMCNPFYNPGDRIQSRAFDNMVTSMMIQVC, from the exons ATGGCGGTGTGCATCGCGGTGATCGCCAAGGAG AATTACCCCCTGTACATCCGGAGCACTCCCACAGAGAACGAGCTCAAGTTCCACTACATGGTGCACACGTCCCTGGATGTGGTGGATGAGAAGATCTCTGCCATGGGGAAAGCGCTGGTGGACCAGCGGGAGCTGTACCTGGGCCTGCTCTACCCAACTGAGGACTACAAGGT ATACGGCTATGTGACCAATTCCAAGGTGAAGTTTGTCATGGTGGTGGATTCCTCCAATACTGCCCTTCGAGACAATGAGATCCgcagt ATGTTCCGGAAGCTGCATAACTCCTACACGGATGTGATGTGCAACCCCTTCTACAACCCTGGAGACCGCATCCAGTCGAG GGCCTTTGATAACATGGTAACTTCCATGATGATCCAGGTCTGCTGA
- the Trappc2l gene encoding trafficking protein particle complex subunit 2-like protein isoform X2: MVHTSLDVVDEKISAMGKALVDQRELYLGLLYPTEDYKVYGYVTNSKVKFVMVVDSSNTALRDNEIRSMFRKLHNSYTDVMCNPFYNPGDRIQSRAFDNMVTSMMIQVC, from the exons ATGGTGCACACGTCCCTGGATGTGGTGGATGAGAAGATCTCTGCCATGGGGAAAGCGCTGGTGGACCAGCGGGAGCTGTACCTGGGCCTGCTCTACCCAACTGAGGACTACAAGGT ATACGGCTATGTGACCAATTCCAAGGTGAAGTTTGTCATGGTGGTGGATTCCTCCAATACTGCCCTTCGAGACAATGAGATCCgcagt ATGTTCCGGAAGCTGCATAACTCCTACACGGATGTGATGTGCAACCCCTTCTACAACCCTGGAGACCGCATCCAGTCGAG GGCCTTTGATAACATGGTAACTTCCATGATGATCCAGGTCTGCTGA
- the LOC110545204 gene encoding LOW QUALITY PROTEIN: large ribosomal subunit protein eL30-like (The sequence of the model RefSeq protein was modified relative to this genomic sequence to represent the inferred CDS: inserted 2 bases in 1 codon; substituted 1 base at 1 genomic stop codon), with the protein MTWGLSVPSSVTHSGERWWAWKKMKKVPESVSFRLQLVIKSRKCVLGYKGILKMSRQGKADLCILANNCPALRKSEREYCAMLARTGLHHYSGNNXGHGIXKYYRVCKLAVTDPGDSIITRIMPD; encoded by the exons ATGACCTGGGGGCTTTCGGTACCCAGCTCTGTGACCCACA GTGGTGAAAGATGGTGGGCCtggaaaaagatgaaaaaagtcCCTGAGTCTGTCAGCTTTAGGCTTCAACTTGTTATAAAAAGTAGAAAGTGCGTGCTAGGATACAAGGGGATTCTGAAGATGAGCAGACAGGGCAAAGCGGACTTGTGTATCCTTGCCAACAACTGCCCAGCTTTGAGGAAATCTGAAAGAGAGTACTGCGCCATGTTGGCCAGAACTGGTCTCCATCACTACAGTGGCAATAA TGGGCATGGCATCTGAAAATACTACAGAGTATGCAAACTGGCTGTCACTGACCCAGGTGATTCCATTATTACTAGAATCATGCCAGACTGA